Proteins from a genomic interval of Streptomyces sp. SID8374:
- a CDS encoding ABC transporter ATP-binding protein, giving the protein MTTTAPEAKDAVREDGTGPVLEVSGLDVHYGRGRKRRRALHGVTLDIAPGEAVGVIGETGSGKSTLARTVLGLVPASAGSIRIAGEDVSGYGPRQWRDLRRRGVIQYVFQDPLRSLDPDLTIEDSLIEPLLIQGVRRQEAALRARSFLDRVHLTTDLLGRLPGELSGGQRQRVSVARALVTEPRLVILDEPVSALDSANRVQVLEILKELRAAGVALVFISHDLGSVAGTADRITVLYQGELVETGTAHEVVNQPQHPYTRLLLGSAPTLRGKPAGRAEREALRALLSA; this is encoded by the coding sequence ATGACCACCACGGCACCGGAGGCGAAGGACGCCGTACGCGAGGACGGGACGGGCCCGGTCCTGGAGGTGTCCGGCCTCGACGTGCACTACGGCCGGGGGCGCAAGCGCCGACGCGCCCTGCACGGCGTCACCCTGGACATCGCGCCCGGCGAGGCCGTCGGCGTCATCGGTGAGACGGGCTCCGGCAAGTCCACCCTGGCCCGCACGGTCCTCGGCCTCGTCCCCGCTTCGGCCGGATCGATCCGCATCGCCGGGGAGGACGTGAGCGGTTACGGGCCCCGCCAGTGGCGCGACCTGCGGCGGCGCGGCGTGATCCAGTACGTCTTCCAGGACCCGCTGCGCAGTCTCGACCCGGACCTCACCATCGAGGACTCCCTGATCGAACCCCTCCTCATCCAGGGCGTCCGGCGCCAGGAAGCCGCGCTCCGGGCCCGCTCCTTCCTCGACCGGGTCCACCTCACGACGGATCTGCTCGGCAGGCTGCCCGGCGAACTCTCCGGCGGCCAGCGCCAACGTGTCTCCGTCGCCCGGGCCCTGGTCACCGAACCCCGCCTCGTCATCCTCGACGAACCGGTCAGCGCCCTCGACTCCGCCAACCGCGTCCAGGTTTTGGAGATCCTCAAGGAACTGCGCGCCGCCGGGGTCGCCCTCGTCTTCATCTCCCACGACCTCGGCTCCGTCGCCGGGACCGCCGACCGCATCACCGTCCTCTACCAGGGCGAACTGGTCGAGACCGGCACCGCCCACGAGGTCGTCAACCAGCCGCAGCACCCCTACACCCGCCTGCTGCTCGGCTCCGCGCCCACCCTGCGGGGAAAGCCCGCCGGCCGCGCCGAACGCGAGGCGCTGCGGGCCCTGTTGAGCGCGTGA